The stretch of DNA CAGAGAATCTTCGCTCACAAGATCTACTTGGCCACGTCCTCCTCCAAGTTCTATGACCTCTTCATCCTGGACGCCCGACCTGAGGAGTCTGAGCGGCCCACGCGCGCCACCGCTCTGTCTGGCCGCGAGATGCTGATGCGTGCTGCAAGCTTCGATGTGTGTGAGAGCACTGACGAGGGCGACAGGGCCAACCTGCGGGCCTGCACCAGTGATGGAACCCTGAGAGACTCTGAGGGAGGCCGGAGGGGCAAACTGCTGTCTACCTTGAGCAGAGCTTTTGTCAGCATCCAGGAGGAGCTGGTGGATGACCCAGTGACCTACAACCCCAGGCCTATGACTGTGGTGTACATGGACCAGTCCATGCAGCTGGGGCCCTTCCGCGCTGTGCTGCGATACCTGTACACAGGCCAGCTGGATGAGCACGAGAAGGAGCTGATGCACATTGCACACATTGCTGAGCTGCTGGAGGTCTTTGACCTGCGCATGATGGTGGCCAATATTCTTAACAACGAGGCCTTCATGAACCAGGAAATCACCAAAGCCTTCCATGTACGACGAACCAACAGAATCAAAGACTGCCTGGCCAAAGGCACCTTCTCTGGTGAGAGCACATCATGTAATTCTGAGAGCTTTTGTACACTCTGTGCTAAGTGTTTCCGCTCTGCTGTTCAAAAACAGGATCAACCTTTGACAGGACTTAATAAATaatagaggaagaagaaggtaATGGCAGTATGATTTCTCTTTGTGTTCCAGATGTAGCGTTCAAGCTGGATGATGGAACGATCATGGCCCATAAGCCCCTGCTCATCTCCAGCTGTGACTGGATGGCAGCTATGTTTGGGGGGCCCTTTGTGGAGAGCTGCACCAAAGAGGTAAGGCAATCCTTTTCACCCTGTCACTGGAGCTACGGTGTGTTCCACTGTTTTCTTTTCTTAAACCTTGGTCTTGATCATGTGCACAATAACAAGACCTACTGCAAGTCCCCTAAATAACCAGataaacacacatcacaataaaATTCACTAGTGACTAGGGAAGGAAAACCTGATGATCTGTGCCTGTTGTCTCAGGTGCTGTTTCCCAACACAACTCGCAGCTGTATGAGGGCTGTGCTGGAGTACCTCTACACTGGGCGCTTCTGTTCCCGCACTGACCTGGATGCCATGGAGCTCATTGTTCTCGCCAACCGTCTTTGCCTCCCACACCTGGTTGCACTTACAGGTCTCTAGTTGTTTTTGCGCACACCCTCTTAATCAAAGCCACATCTGTTGGCAAGACCTGCACTCACATTGTAGACACACAGAGTATAACATGCacttactctctcttctcttcaaatAGTGTCTATTAGGCTAGTATGTGTGTTCAGAGAGCTGTCTGTTCCTAATATTTATGTTACTTGGCATAAGTCTGTTGTGAGATAGATTTGGCAATATAATTCTGTTGATCTAGGTGATCTCCTGTGTGTTATGCCTCTGTTACAGAACTCTACACAGTGACAGTATTGATGGAGGCTGCTATGATGGGGGCTGATATTGATGGAGATGTGCTGGTGTACCTGGAGATGGCTCAGGTAAGATGGAGCCCATGTTCATATTGCAATTCtataggtgtgtatatatacttaaTACTGTTTTTCTCCATTCTCACAAGATTTTCTAATGCTAATTTGTTTAACAAGTGTTGCACTTTTAAATGTAAACTTATCATGTGCGGAGTAAGGTCTTCTATAATGTCTTGTCTCTCTGGCAGTTCCACTGTGCCCAACAGCTAAGTGGCTGGTGCCTTCACCACATCTGCACCAACTATAATAGTGTGTGTCGCAAGTTTCCTCGAGACATGAAGGCCAAATCTACAAGTAAAGCAAATACTAGCTAAAGATATGTGCATGAAACTACAACTTTCATTtaaatctcccattgacatcaatgcaggATTTTTTGAGAAGTTATCATTATCTTAATCATTTGTGTCTGCATATCTGTCTGCATTTAATCTTGCTAACGTTGTTGAGCCATGCCTCTTGCAGACAACCAGGACTACTTTGAGAAGCACCGCTGGCCACCAGTGTGGTTCCTGAAGGAGGACGACCACTATCAAAGAGCACGGAAGGAGCGGGACAAGGAGGACTTCCTGTACCAGAGGAGGCAGTGTAAACGCAAGTGGCTCTTCTGGAaccttccctcttctccctctgccaACTCTTCCTCTTCTGGTTCCAATGCTGTCATCTGATTGGCTCTCAGGGTACAGGCAAGGCccactgtggggatgatttgGGAAAGTGGAGCATCAGCACTGTTGGCCAGACACTAGGCCCCCTCATTAAGGCCCTCCCGCCCTCCTTCATTTCTCTTTTTGCATCTGCAGCCAAGCTATACTCTCCCGGGTTTGCAGGGTCAGCGAAATCAAATAATGAACGAAATGAGCCTCTTTTGCTTTTTGTGTTAGCATATCCTGTCACATTGCAGTGCAGAGACCATGAAGCTAAAACCTTAAAGCTCAGTGACTTCAACCTTATGAACAATGCAAGGTAAATGCAGGTGCAGGTGACTGCTCAATATGGTGTTGATATTCCTGCATACACCACCAGGAGGAGAACTGAGGAAGTTATGAGAGGGATTTGCATCAGGTTACAGAACTGTGATCCTAAGCTCATGATAACCATTGACTGACTTGAATTGACAACCAAGTGCTTATCAGCTGCAACAGACAAATAGCAAAGACCAATGACCagcaaaccaacacagaaatCAAGTCTCAGTGATACAACACTTTGCCCTTAAGTGTTTGTACAATCTACCAAACCAGGATGTGTACAGTACAATTATAACCACTCCTAAACCAGAAATATCAACAAAATGCATTACGTCTACATTACGATTAATCTATTAATGTCATGTAGGACATCGTCTTAGACCATCTTCCTATTGGAAACCACTTTCTGTACAGAATTATGTTTTAAATAGCGGAGGTTTGACTCCTTTACAGTTATTGCATATTTGAAGGTTTGTATACAACTTGCACAGCTGACGTTGATATGAGTGTATACACGACCAGTGTTCTTGTGATGCAGGGGTTAAAGTGCTCTGTCACTACGACGGGTTTCCGTCATATGGATGACACATGAGGTTTGATAAATGtatagtacaagtcaaaagtttggacacctactcattcctgggtttttctttatttttactattttctgcattgtagaataatagtgaaggcatcaaaactatgaaataatacatatggaatcatgtagtaaccaaaaaaagtgttaaacaaatcaaaatatattttatatttgtcacgtgtgctccctctccggcctctaggtccccaggctgctcgttatggcgcataCCTGTCACCAGCATTACgcacataatgacactcacctggactccatcacctccttgattacctacTCTATATATGTCAATCCCTTTGGTTtgttccccagtcgtcattgttccgGTTTCATGTCGGTGCACgtttagtgtttcttgttttgttaatttattaattaaatg from Salvelinus sp. IW2-2015 linkage group LG33, ASM291031v2, whole genome shotgun sequence encodes:
- the LOC111957690 gene encoding rho-related BTB domain-containing protein 2-like isoform X1, whose translation is MEPSSSPSQTSVNPMHHFLMLRPQLMDSDMDYERPNVETIKCVVVGDNAVGKTRLICARACNATLTQYQLLATHVPTVWAIDQYRVCQEVLERSRDVVDEVSVSLRLWDTFGDHHKDRRFAYGRSDVVVLCFSIANPNSLYHVKTMWYPEIKHFCPRAPVILVGCQLDLRYADLEAVNRARRPLARPIKSNEILPPEKGHEVAKELGVPYYETSVVAQFGVKDVFDNAIRAALISRRHLQFWKSHLRNVQRPLLQAPFLPPKPPPPIITVPPPPTTTEEHPGRLLEDPLCSDVILVLQEKQRIFAHKIYLATSSSKFYDLFILDARPEESERPTRATALSGREMLMRAASFDVCESTDEGDRANLRACTSDGTLRDSEGGRRGKLLSTLSRAFVSIQEELVDDPVTYNPRPMTVVYMDQSMQLGPFRAVLRYLYTGQLDEHEKELMHIAHIAELLEVFDLRMMVANILNNEAFMNQEITKAFHVRRTNRIKDCLAKGTFSDVAFKLDDGTIMAHKPLLISSCDWMAAMFGGPFVESCTKEVLFPNTTRSCMRAVLEYLYTGRFCSRTDLDAMELIVLANRLCLPHLVALTELYTVTVLMEAAMMGADIDGDVLVYLEMAQFHCAQQLSGWCLHHICTNYNSVCRKFPRDMKAKSTNNQDYFEKHRWPPVWFLKEDDHYQRARKERDKEDFLYQRRQCKRKWLFWNLPSSPSANSSSSGSNAVI
- the LOC111957690 gene encoding rho-related BTB domain-containing protein 2-like isoform X2, with amino-acid sequence MDSDMDYERPNVETIKCVVVGDNAVGKTRLICARACNATLTQYQLLATHVPTVWAIDQYRVCQEVLERSRDVVDEVSVSLRLWDTFGDHHKDRRFAYGRSDVVVLCFSIANPNSLYHVKTMWYPEIKHFCPRAPVILVGCQLDLRYADLEAVNRARRPLARPIKSNEILPPEKGHEVAKELGVPYYETSVVAQFGVKDVFDNAIRAALISRRHLQFWKSHLRNVQRPLLQAPFLPPKPPPPIITVPPPPTTTEEHPGRLLEDPLCSDVILVLQEKQRIFAHKIYLATSSSKFYDLFILDARPEESERPTRATALSGREMLMRAASFDVCESTDEGDRANLRACTSDGTLRDSEGGRRGKLLSTLSRAFVSIQEELVDDPVTYNPRPMTVVYMDQSMQLGPFRAVLRYLYTGQLDEHEKELMHIAHIAELLEVFDLRMMVANILNNEAFMNQEITKAFHVRRTNRIKDCLAKGTFSDVAFKLDDGTIMAHKPLLISSCDWMAAMFGGPFVESCTKEVLFPNTTRSCMRAVLEYLYTGRFCSRTDLDAMELIVLANRLCLPHLVALTELYTVTVLMEAAMMGADIDGDVLVYLEMAQFHCAQQLSGWCLHHICTNYNSVCRKFPRDMKAKSTNNQDYFEKHRWPPVWFLKEDDHYQRARKERDKEDFLYQRRQCKRKWLFWNLPSSPSANSSSSGSNAVI